In one Neobacillus sp. CF12 genomic region, the following are encoded:
- a CDS encoding diacylglycerol kinase family protein, whose protein sequence is MGQIYFIINPKARNGYCINVWKKVEARLKEDKISYFAFFTEYHGHAIKLAAQIAQKNDNQKVIIAVGGDGTISEVMNGMVEYKNITLGFIPGGSGNDFSRGFQIPANPEEAISVILRLIKKDAPLIDIGKVTMKDDSDHYFINNMGAGFDAFVSFEVNRSEMKGWLNKLYLGRLVYVYFLLKKLFSYKCSTIDLSIDGRRHILEQTWFVTVSNQPYYGGGMMIAPDAVPDDGLLDITVVHRLTRLKLLLVFISVFWGKHVHFKEVKTFKGRMIAIQSQSSLYVHADGEDIGYTPLNIQVQTNTLKVLTRRRSMRETDLKERDSNELQ, encoded by the coding sequence ATGGGACAAATCTATTTTATTATTAATCCAAAAGCTCGGAATGGTTATTGTATAAATGTTTGGAAAAAGGTTGAAGCGAGACTTAAGGAAGATAAGATTTCTTACTTCGCTTTCTTTACAGAATACCATGGTCATGCAATCAAATTAGCAGCTCAAATTGCACAGAAGAATGATAATCAAAAGGTCATTATTGCAGTTGGCGGCGATGGGACCATAAGCGAAGTTATGAATGGGATGGTAGAATATAAAAATATTACGCTTGGATTCATTCCAGGAGGATCTGGAAATGACTTCTCGAGAGGATTTCAAATTCCTGCAAATCCAGAAGAAGCGATATCTGTGATTCTCCGTCTTATAAAAAAGGATGCGCCTTTAATTGATATTGGCAAAGTCACCATGAAGGATGATTCAGATCATTACTTTATTAATAATATGGGGGCAGGGTTTGACGCATTTGTTTCCTTTGAAGTAAACCGTTCGGAAATGAAGGGATGGCTTAATAAACTATATTTAGGCCGATTGGTTTACGTGTATTTTTTACTAAAAAAACTCTTTTCTTATAAATGCTCCACAATTGATTTATCAATTGACGGCAGGAGGCATATACTTGAACAAACATGGTTTGTAACTGTTTCCAATCAACCCTATTATGGGGGGGGCATGATGATTGCACCTGATGCAGTCCCAGATGATGGTCTCTTAGATATTACAGTTGTCCACAGGTTAACAAGGTTAAAACTCTTATTGGTTTTTATTAGCGTATTTTGGGGTAAGCATGTCCATTTCAAAGAGGTGAAGACATTTAAGGGTCGAATGATTGCCATTCAATCACAGTCCTCATTGTATGTCCATGCTGATGGTGAAGATATTGGATACACTCCATTAAATATTCAAGTTCAAACAAATACACTAAAAGTGTTAACGAGAAGGAGAAGTATGCGAGAAACTGATCTGAAAGAGAGGGACTCGAATGAACTCCAATGA